Part of the Terrisporobacter glycolicus ATCC 14880 = DSM 1288 genome is shown below.
AAATTTAGACTTTTTAGGATTATTCCATTCCACATCTACTAATCTTTTTTGAAAAAGTTCATCATCTAGCTTACAGTTTGGGCAATCAGCTCGGTGTATAGCTACACCTCTTCCCTTAGTTACATACCCAACAATATCATCTCCAGGAAGTGGATTACAACATTTTGCAAATCTAACTAAAATATTGTCTAATCCTTTTACTATAACCCCTGAGCTACTTTTTTTCCTTTTTTCTTTGTATTCCTTGTCAGTTATATTATATTTTGATAAGTCTTCATTTTCTTTTTGTCTATTTTCTTTTTCTTTTTTCTTCTCCTCTTTATGGTAGAAATCTCTTACTTTTGGAACAACTTGACTAGCTACAATGCCACCGTATCCTATAGTAGCAATTAAATCTTCCAAACTTGGTTGGTTAAATTTCTTTGCTATTTGTTCCATAAATTTCTCTACAGAAGAGTCTTTTAAAGGAATACCATATCTCTTGAATTCTTTTTCTAAAATTTCATATCCTCTTTCAATATTCTCTTCTCTTCTTTCCTTCTTAAAGAATTGTCTAATTCTATTTCTTGCATTTGGAGTTTTAACGATTTTTAGCCAGTCTCTACTTGGACCGTTTGAGTTTGTTGATGTTATAACCTCAACAATCTCTCCATTTTGCAATTTATAGTCAATAGGAACTAATCTTCCATTTATTTTTGCACCTACACACTTGTTTCCAACTTTTGAGTGAACTCTGTATGCAAAATCTATTGGTGTAGATTCTGCTGGTAGCTCTATTACGTCACCCTTTGGCGTAAATACATAAACTTGACTATTAAATACATCTTCTTTTAGTGAATCTAGGAATTCTTGTGGGTCTTTTACATCCTTCTCCCACTCCATCATTTGTCTTAGCCATTTTAGCTTTTCTTCCATCTTTTCATCATTACTCATTGTACCTTCTTTATACTTCCAGTGAGCTGCTATACCATATTCTGCAATATTGTGCATTTCATGAGTCCTAATTTGAATTTCTACCGGCTCACCTTCTGGTCCAATTACTGTAGTATGAAGAGACTGATACATATTTGCCTTAGGCATTGCTATATAGTCCTTAAATCTTCCTGGCATTGGTACCCATAAAGTATGAACCATACCAAGAACTGCATAACAATCTTTTATTGTATCTACAACTATTCTTACAGCAGTTAAATCAAAGATTTCTTCAAAAGTC
Proteins encoded:
- a CDS encoding RelA/SpoT family protein produces the protein MHDKELQEILDKIKQYAPNTDTTLVEKAYYLAKSAHDGVLRKSGEPYIIHPIAVANILVEMQLDIETISAGLLHDVIEDTDYTYDDIKEMFSKEVADLVDGVTKLGQIKYQSKEETQAENLRKMFLAMAKDIRVILIKLADRLHNMRTLKYMPEEKAKYKAKETLEIYGGIAHRLGISKIKWELEDLALRYIDPDGYYDLVDKVSMKRSQREEYISRIVNLLQEKFGEVNIDCEVYGRPKHFYSIYRKMKNKHKTFEEIFDLTAVRIVVDTIKDCYAVLGMVHTLWVPMPGRFKDYIAMPKANMYQSLHTTVIGPEGEPVEIQIRTHEMHNIAEYGIAAHWKYKEGTMSNDEKMEEKLKWLRQMMEWEKDVKDPQEFLDSLKEDVFNSQVYVFTPKGDVIELPAESTPIDFAYRVHSKVGNKCVGAKINGRLVPIDYKLQNGEIVEVITSTNSNGPSRDWLKIVKTPNARNRIRQFFKKERREENIERGYEILEKEFKRYGIPLKDSSVEKFMEQIAKKFNQPSLEDLIATIGYGGIVASQVVPKVRDFYHKEEKKKEKENRQKENEDLSKYNITDKEYKEKRKKSSSGVIVKGLDNILVRFAKCCNPLPGDDIVGYVTKGRGVAIHRADCPNCKLDDELFQKRLVDVEWNNPKKSKFEGEIKIVATDRKSMLSDVTHMIAIQKLNINGINARKTKEGITHINLLIEVNDISELTNLMKKLKAIPGVDDVFRVRN